A window from Geomonas ferrireducens encodes these proteins:
- a CDS encoding PilZ domain-containing protein, which produces MNDRRNFSRVDFRVSALLQAEGVAIKGEVTDISLHGLYMETEEKIPVGSPVEVTIYLSSAAEPIVINVKGTVARLVPGGIGCAFDKMDVESFAHLRSIISYQGGDESKVMAEFSEYIVKKMHDE; this is translated from the coding sequence ATGAACGACAGGCGTAACTTCTCGCGGGTTGATTTCAGGGTTTCCGCGCTGTTGCAGGCGGAAGGCGTGGCCATAAAGGGCGAGGTGACCGACATCAGTCTGCATGGCCTTTATATGGAGACCGAGGAGAAGATCCCGGTCGGTTCTCCCGTTGAGGTCACCATCTATCTATCCTCGGCTGCCGAGCCGATCGTCATCAACGTGAAGGGGACCGTTGCCCGTCTCGTTCCAGGCGGCATCGGCTGTGCATTCGATAAGATGGACGTCGAATCCTTCGCCCACCTGCGGAGCATCATCTCCTACCAGGGTGGGGACGAATCGAAGGTCATGGCGGAGTTTTCGGAGTACATCGTCAAGAAGATGCACGATGAATGA
- a CDS encoding HD domain-containing protein translates to MNDEAALPDLSPLRDWFTSYCDSFRTGDPAVQRNYDLKQQHTSNVCRDALIVAQGMPRRFLVLAEVAALCHDLGRFPQYRDYGTFKDSESLNHAHLSAQIMKSHAPLQFLSAEELSRVDTAVRMHNAFHVPDGLPAETDALLRLLRDADKLDIWRVFVEYFYAPESERASAAGLGFPDLPGCSPEPLAAVAAGRMVHLSTLKSLNDFKLLQVSWIYDINYLKALRLIRERGILDRFAAMLPDERPVREVLAQVREHLERRLETEG, encoded by the coding sequence ATGAATGATGAGGCGGCACTTCCGGACCTCTCGCCGCTGCGCGACTGGTTCACCTCCTACTGCGATTCCTTTCGAACCGGGGATCCGGCGGTGCAGCGCAACTACGACCTGAAGCAGCAGCACACCAGCAACGTCTGCCGCGATGCGCTCATCGTGGCGCAAGGGATGCCTCGGCGTTTCCTGGTTCTTGCCGAAGTGGCCGCTCTGTGCCACGACTTGGGGCGCTTTCCGCAGTACCGTGATTACGGCACCTTCAAGGACAGCGAGTCGCTGAACCACGCTCACCTCTCCGCGCAAATCATGAAGAGTCACGCTCCGCTGCAATTCCTTTCCGCTGAAGAGCTCTCCCGTGTCGACACCGCGGTACGCATGCACAATGCATTTCATGTTCCGGATGGACTTCCCGCCGAGACCGACGCACTGCTGAGACTTCTGCGCGACGCCGACAAGCTCGATATCTGGCGCGTCTTCGTCGAATACTTCTACGCCCCCGAATCGGAGCGCGCCTCGGCAGCGGGACTCGGCTTTCCCGATCTGCCAGGCTGCTCCCCCGAACCGCTGGCCGCCGTCGCCGCCGGGCGGATGGTCCATCTCTCCACCCTAAAGAGTCTCAACGATTTCAAACTGCTGCAGGTCTCCTGGATCTACGACATCAACTACCTGAAGGCGCTGCGGCTGATCAGGGAGCGCGGCATCCTTGACCGCTTTGCGGCCATGCTCCCGGATGAACGTCCGGTCCGCGAGGTCCTGGCGCAGGTGCGGGAACATCTTGAGCGCAGGCTCGAGACGGAAGGGTAG
- the cas6 gene encoding CRISPR system precrRNA processing endoribonuclease RAMP protein Cas6, which yields MELHYARLWFSFVLRDDISDPYALFAGRSEFEDAFRRALSCKRGDCQGCTALARCAFPVTFGQQIAKDPEAVRRHQKPPLPFIFRFPALPPLPNAGAACELSLTLVGSAVQHFAVYLSAVRFLIEARRGTVVAVHAESSGGARSVVAGQDHPALPLLGSLDPDMTGPLSTETLSLRFLTPLKLVQDGRLLKSYTFAHLARSLMRRVSSLAYHYEGDEPDLDYRWLSQCSEDVRTIASDCRFVSWNGRPAGILGVARFQGDLEPFHLLLRLGVATHLGKGAPFGFGSYRLEP from the coding sequence TTGGAACTGCACTACGCGAGACTCTGGTTCAGCTTCGTCCTAAGGGACGACATCTCCGACCCCTACGCCCTTTTCGCCGGCCGCTCCGAGTTCGAAGATGCCTTCCGCAGGGCCCTCTCCTGCAAAAGGGGCGACTGCCAGGGGTGTACCGCCCTTGCGCGCTGCGCCTTCCCTGTTACCTTCGGCCAGCAGATAGCGAAGGACCCGGAGGCGGTGCGGCGTCATCAGAAGCCGCCGCTTCCTTTCATCTTCCGGTTTCCCGCTTTGCCGCCCCTCCCCAATGCGGGCGCTGCCTGCGAGCTGTCCCTGACGCTGGTGGGGAGTGCGGTGCAGCATTTTGCCGTCTACCTTTCCGCGGTGCGCTTTCTCATTGAGGCGAGACGCGGGACCGTGGTCGCGGTGCACGCCGAGTCTTCGGGCGGGGCGCGAAGCGTGGTCGCGGGGCAGGATCACCCCGCACTGCCGCTACTTGGTTCGCTCGACCCGGACATGACTGGTCCGCTGTCGACCGAGACGCTCTCCCTTCGCTTTCTGACGCCGCTAAAGCTCGTCCAGGACGGCCGTCTGCTCAAAAGCTACACCTTCGCGCATCTCGCACGCTCGCTCATGCGCAGGGTCTCGTCGCTTGCCTATCACTACGAGGGAGACGAGCCCGATCTCGACTACCGGTGGCTTTCCCAGTGCAGCGAAGACGTCCGGACCATCGCGTCCGACTGCCGCTTCGTCTCGTGGAACGGCCGTCCCGCCGGGATCCTTGGGGTGGCGCGGTTTCAGGGGGACCTGGAGCCCTTCCACCTTCTCCTGCGGCTTGGCGTTGCCACCCACCTCGGCAAGGGCGCTCCGTTCGGCTTCGGCAGCTACCGCCTGGAGCCCTGA
- the ftsH gene encoding ATP-dependent zinc metalloprotease FtsH, with protein MAQSFWRPLLITALFVLLLDLFYGAMVKQTAERGVEITYSRFRQELSANNVKNLILRGRSAKGQFRTPISVPATAVEEKGKMVSAAAFNTTLPSMEDPSLLPELSARRVDVNVVSTENSAFGSIVLYLLPWAIIIGVWLFVMRGMRKQGPTGMMGGFARSGAKAYTSERIDVTFADVAGMEEAKQELREVVEYLKDPRKFQQIGGKVPKGVLLVGPPGTGKTLLARAVAGEAGVPFFSISASAFIEMFVGVGASRVRDLFAGARKMLPSIIFIDELDAVGRSRGAGFGGGHDEREQTLNQLLSEMDGFDPHTEVVVIAATNRPDVLDPALLRPGRFDRNVVIERPDWRDREKILKVHTRKVPLTPDVDLAIIAKGTPGMTGADLEGLVNEAAILAARDNKQVVGLEELERAKDKILMGGERRMVISDEEKRITAYHEAGHALVARLLPSTDPVHKVTILPRGRALGVTQQLPEDDRYHYPRAYLVNRLCVALGGRVAERIVFHDVSSGAQSDLKHVTELAEKMVCQWGMSEKIGAMTFPRGEEHPFLGMKLAEEKTFSEEMAWLIDQEIAALIRAAEGKSMELVTANRSKLDALALALLDEETLDGRRVDEILAAGA; from the coding sequence ATGGCCCAGTCCTTTTGGAGACCGCTGCTGATCACCGCACTGTTCGTGCTCTTGCTTGACCTCTTTTACGGGGCGATGGTGAAGCAGACGGCAGAGCGCGGGGTCGAGATTACCTACAGCAGGTTCAGGCAGGAACTCTCCGCCAACAACGTGAAGAACCTCATCCTCAGGGGGAGGAGCGCGAAGGGACAGTTTCGTACTCCCATCTCGGTCCCGGCTACCGCGGTCGAGGAAAAAGGGAAGATGGTCAGTGCCGCGGCCTTCAACACCACCCTCCCTTCAATGGAGGACCCAAGCCTGCTGCCCGAGCTTAGCGCGCGGCGGGTCGACGTGAATGTTGTATCTACCGAAAATTCCGCCTTCGGTTCGATAGTTCTCTACCTGCTCCCCTGGGCGATCATCATCGGGGTCTGGCTTTTCGTCATGAGAGGGATGCGGAAACAGGGGCCTACCGGCATGATGGGAGGCTTCGCCCGCTCCGGAGCGAAGGCCTACACCTCGGAGCGAATCGATGTGACCTTCGCCGACGTGGCCGGCATGGAGGAGGCGAAGCAGGAGCTGCGCGAGGTGGTCGAATACCTGAAGGATCCCAGGAAGTTCCAGCAGATCGGCGGGAAGGTGCCCAAGGGGGTGCTGCTCGTCGGGCCTCCGGGGACGGGGAAGACCCTGCTTGCCCGGGCGGTGGCGGGGGAGGCGGGGGTCCCTTTCTTCTCCATATCGGCCTCGGCTTTCATCGAGATGTTTGTCGGCGTGGGAGCGAGCCGCGTACGCGACCTCTTTGCAGGTGCACGAAAGATGCTCCCGAGCATCATCTTCATCGACGAACTGGACGCGGTGGGCAGAAGCCGTGGCGCCGGCTTCGGCGGCGGGCACGACGAGCGTGAGCAGACCCTGAACCAGCTTTTGTCGGAGATGGACGGCTTCGACCCGCACACCGAGGTCGTGGTCATCGCCGCCACCAACCGCCCCGACGTCCTCGACCCGGCCCTGCTGCGCCCCGGACGCTTCGACCGCAACGTGGTGATCGAACGTCCGGACTGGCGTGATCGGGAGAAGATCCTGAAGGTGCACACCCGGAAGGTGCCGCTCACCCCGGACGTTGATCTCGCCATCATCGCGAAGGGGACCCCCGGTATGACCGGCGCCGATCTGGAGGGACTCGTCAACGAGGCCGCCATCCTGGCCGCGAGGGACAACAAACAGGTCGTCGGGCTAGAGGAGCTCGAGCGCGCCAAGGACAAGATCCTAATGGGCGGTGAGCGGCGCATGGTCATCTCCGATGAGGAGAAAAGGATCACTGCGTACCACGAGGCAGGGCATGCCCTCGTAGCTCGCCTGCTGCCCAGTACGGATCCGGTGCACAAGGTGACCATCCTGCCGAGAGGGCGGGCCCTGGGCGTCACCCAGCAACTCCCCGAGGACGACCGATACCACTACCCGCGCGCATACCTGGTGAACCGGCTCTGCGTCGCCTTGGGTGGGAGGGTCGCCGAACGGATCGTTTTTCACGACGTCTCCTCAGGTGCGCAAAGCGATCTGAAGCACGTGACGGAGCTGGCGGAAAAGATGGTCTGTCAATGGGGAATGAGCGAGAAGATCGGGGCGATGACTTTCCCGCGCGGGGAGGAACATCCGTTTTTGGGGATGAAGCTGGCCGAGGAAAAGACCTTCTCGGAAGAGATGGCCTGGCTTATCGATCAGGAGATCGCGGCATTGATTCGTGCCGCTGAAGGGAAGTCAATGGAGCTGGTAACGGCAAACCGCAGCAAACTCGACGCATTGGCGCTGGCCCTTTTGGACGAGGAGACCCTCGACGGCCGACGCGTGGACGAGATTCTCGCAGCAGGTGCATGA